One Vicia villosa cultivar HV-30 ecotype Madison, WI linkage group LG5, Vvil1.0, whole genome shotgun sequence genomic window, GAGATaattctgccccagcatattcatacatttgaaATAGTCCCTCCTGATCAACgaatccttgaagagatttgttgaatctcgacgtaactgccccagattgactgaattTTGAGAGAGATGTCTCGACATCACTACTTCAGATTTATTGAATtcacaagagagattcctcgttgTGATTGTCCCTGATTGATTGAATTTTGAGTGAGATGTCTCGACATCACTACTTCAGATTTATTGAATTCACAAGAGGGATTCCTCGTCGTGATtacccctgattatgtacatcctaacagaatcctcaagtttacttcccttaaagtcaaccaaactatggaagaaactttatcatattcaatggagtcttcaaactcttctcctcagggtacttaatcaaaatgcatctactcaacagagtattcagacttctcccctcagggtaataaatcaaagaaggtatcaactgattatgctcaatggagtcttctgGAAACATGCCCCTTGGTATCAGTCTctgaaatgatttctttttactttacggagttctcaagtctcttttactttgacatgatgaagctcttcatggattctcatcatagaaacttccttgatgtttaagcaaatgttttgcatgaagaagaatgttaattctaagaatgataattctaatgcaaagcctatgttagtcttgaagtttaaaaactttttattcaatgaggtggccacctcttggaaataaaatataaagcgggcatacaataccaacatagatatgtgttacgcttcattgggagtcagcttaaTGCCATCTCATCGGAGTGCATTTTTGAAATAagccctacttcaattaggacttttgagggttgtaacttggcctggttcatggttttcagaaataaaggatttttaggctcaaaattatttggtgcccacccccttcgtgatgtcctccattcctatattcagttaactcaacacaagtgttcatccctcacaaggaatttttttTAACGGtggaggaatcaatgaggtttttcggacatgacagtcgctcaccttttattcttctgattcattgtcacatgACGttgtttttgctttattttcaccatcatttttccttttattgctatatttttctttcatcctttttttcatccttttttttgccattttttttgctcctttttttttgaacaagtcgtgtgacttcGTATTGTccttgattcgttggaagtgattgcgactgcctcattccatgatcgacaaaggattaccattgtggtatcgtcatcttttgtcctcttggtaggtgaaggataaccatcacggttttgactttcctcaaccttttgaaggataaccattgttgtatccttagatggatatcatttgtgagttttgaacacttgatcaagttaaatgaacactacccttcccCAGGGTTAAGATAAAGGTTTTTTTTTACCaggaaagaaactcctacttcaaggctcaaaggggttaacgagggtttatctcccttatatctccagtgtttggggatttgaaacaatgcctgtacatcctcagcaggttttattcaaaaacacacaattagggattttgcattttttatcatcattctccatccgctcgttgcctaagcaaaagataagtaaagttggtatcgtaatgccaaaaacatttttttgagtgaaaacgaatggattacttcaagacaaacataaacaatgtattatgattttcattcaaaaatttacAAACTTTTACAttctagcaatgcttaaacaaacaacgaaagattacaaatgaaaatgcagtagAGAACCAAATGAAtggccattgttgaggagacttgactttgtatggacttattgcttcagaagatccactgaGTCAACGGAGAACTTCAATCTTGGCCCTCGGGTGTGAAAGTGATAGCCTTGGAAttaatcaggtcttgaaccttgtctttgaatggctgACAGTCTTCAATcgaatgaccaggtgccccatcATGGTAGCCACAATTAACGTTAGGGTCAAATCCCACATGATACGGGAAACGAACAGGCTTTGGCTGCTTTGGTTCTACCAAGGAAAGATTGATCAAGTGAGAAAATATCTTATCACGAGTCATAGGAATGGGATCATACACTCTTTTTGGCCTCCTATGCCTTTGTCTACCTTTTTGGTGACGATTTTGTTGGCAATTCCGCCTTTGTGGCACACACTGACCTGATTGATCATTTGGGATAAGCTTATGTTGACCAAACTGAGTGGGAGGCTGATTGAGAGTTGCAACACAAATTTGTGGGTCATCCTGAATAGGAGTTACTACCACTGCTTCATGACAAAAGATATGATCAGGAGAATAATCAGGAGACTCCTCTTCATAATCAGAAACTGCATTGGTTTCTTCATTCATTTGCTTATGGAATTCAGAAGGAGCATCAACAACTTGGACATTTCCATTCCTAATACCATTCTCCATTCGTTCTCCGACAAGAACCAGTTCTGCGAAGTCAGAGGCCTTACATGCAGCCAAACATTGGTAGTACGGACTTTCCATCACATCCTTGaacatatccatgagctctttctctaagagtggaggttgaactctagtagctaattctctccatctttgggcATATTCTCTTAATAATTCGTCAattttctgagtcaaagcttgaaGTTGCATTCTGGTCGGAGCCATGTTGCTATTGTGCTTGTAACGCTTGACAAAGGCTTCTGCTAGTTCTTTCCAAGTTCGGACATCAGTTCTTTCGAGTTGATTATACCACTCAAGAGATGTGCCACTGAGGCTATCCTGAAGGAAATGCATTAACAACTTGTCATTCTCAGCATAAGGAGCcattttgttgcaaaatgccttgacatgAACTATCGGACACGTGGTACCCTTGTACTTCTCGaagttggggactttgaacttagcagggaTATTGATACCAGGCACTAGGCATAAACCAGCAGCGTCTAAATTAACAGAGTCACGACCTTCCATGGCCTTCAACCTTTCATCtaggaggtggaaccttttgtcaaactCGTCAATCGGGAACCTGAAGGCTTCAAGTTCTGAATTATTCTCATGATGCGAAGTCTCCTTAACAGGAATTGGAATCTCAATAGTATTTCTAACATTCTGATTCACAAGACCTTCTCCTATGTTGAGATTAACATTTACATCCGGCCTCTGAAGAACCTGTCTCAATTCTTCGTGTCTAAAAACAAGGGCTTGAATAACCTTCATACAAtgattcaggttaatccccatttctgtcctcatctgaGTTAAGTCCTCACGAATTTGTTCCATCATTAACTTtcgagcacgtagcggtgagaagtcaatttgttgctgaagtcagaatctgagtagaaagggccttcataagcttctgagagaaatatgaaatgcatgataacatgaatgcatgtttcatttctaagggatcctaaagtattttaatcaacttttgtttctcttttattctcttttttttttcatatagtatcttttcttttttccttttccatcttttctgttttttctacttttttcgtttttttggAAACaggctttaggatcccccacaaatgaagtggataaagcaatgatgttatgcaatgaaaaagcatgggatcaaggtccatataatcttagtaaccattgTACAATCCTCtaaataactgatgtaggtcagatgtcatgagatcaaaggtccgacataaATATCACAGAACCATAGGAACACTAGTCACCAACAGAGCAGGATAGTCACCAACaatacctgtcatgtatatccctccccactcacgggtgaatctaggccagggtaggtcaaaatggcaaccagcgttatcagtcctcctgaggtaccaccattgttgcatctacatgccaacaatgataccccatttggacctcgactgggcatgggtctcatgatcgcactagacaagacctgacatctcatcggcgtcatgactatccactcagtcctaggtatcctatgtgtcaagtctggcctgggtattgggccttttacctcatagaacatcccacccaacctgcaaacagagaaaatatgtggcccccacggggacccataatatagtcctgatgcatgcggaaagtaaacatgatatgcaagcaagaagtaaacatgatatgcaagcatatatatacaggatgtaaacatataaacaaacaaatacccaataaacgaaacaaacaaaggctaggatcgactcgctaagtacggacccgcaataggcctaacgtccccagcagagtcgccagctgtcgctaccgcgaaaagtggatcagagtcgccactaatatatttatcccatcaagggaaaggaataccattAAACCTAACTccaacaagaacaaggtctttcgaccagagaatagggaacgggagtcggttacgcaaggggaaggtgctagcacccctcacgtccgtcgtactcgatagtatccacctatgtttgtttctatctaaagggtgtatctatgtctaaaacctaaatgcgaatgaattcaaaaataaatacggggaaagaaggaattatttacaagtgtgctcgcttaggccccgcggcccaatgcctacgtatcccttaccaggaatcagagctaccgtagttcggcttcatagtttccatttgttttgtgttttttagttgaacagaggttaaggtcacaatccacgatgctcgacctttggagacttatacgcctacttttggaaagtacttaacttgttcttaggtgcctaacaaaGCAAAGGAAAAGCAAGGATTTGGCTGGTGtgttttattgtaattccatgatgacaaaacccactacaaggcttcgcaccacttcgtcactttgttttaatttgagcctttattaagtgttttaagtgttttttattggtgttttttaagggagattatttgtgacttagaccataccaaaaaagagtctttttgaatatttagagaatgcacatcgaggtctacaccacaatcgtttctctaaatagaggttaagaaatacaccgaggcctacgcctcaatcatttatCTTccactaagtagaaaagaaatacaccggggcctacaccccaatcatttttTTCCTACTACGAAAAAATAGTAGCGGTATGATCCTTATcaatatttattaagttttttaagattgaaaaggaaaaagaatgaacaaggggaactaacctattctctaatctaattgttattgttttatGTACAAAGGGATATCTAACTAAAGTAAACATGCTAATGGAAtatattctaaaaggagcatacaaATTATATCAACAAAATAGGCACAAAATATAGCCAAAAATCTAAGCAacaaaaatcacacaacaattatacaaaaataacatggaaatggtacgaaagaaataaaagaagcaattcaaaagttaacctaaaaaatactactattttatgagttttttttatgTCAAAACTAACCTAAAAAATCTCACTTTTTTATGAGATTAATTATTCTTTCAATACCTAAAAATATGACCAAAATGTGTGATTTTTTATAagctttttattatctaaaaaaaatataaaactatgTCAAGAATCCTAAATTCTACAAGGAAAATAGTAAGCTAAAGGGGGTTCGAAGTGAAATGGTGGTCTATGCAACAGTTTGGGCGCTAAAGCCCAGCCAGAGTTGGCCCACAGTGATGTTTTTCGTTTCAGATTCTTTTCTATGTTCAAAAAAGGGGAAGCTGGGCCATGGTACGAGTGTGAACAGCACCAGTTTCGTGAGGGAGGCCCAAACAGATTTGTTTTTGTTCTTAGCTTCTgcccatccaaaataaaaatggCACAATGGACTCTAGAAAAGGTGTGAAGCATTGAATTCTTGAAGGCCCAAGATTGATCCGAAGACTTTTCCAGCATTCAGATTTTTTTGACTCAATTAACACCAATTTATTCAAATCAAATGTCATTAATTTTCATTAATCTCAGTTAATATCAGTTATTGCAATTGATCtccttaattaataaaaataaaaaataacaaaagggaATTAGGTTACCAATTGAGACGCATCGGCTTCCTTCTTCAAAGAGAATCCCTTCTTTCTTCTCAGACGTGAAACGGCCACATCTCCCTTTTTCCGATGAACTTCGACGGAGCTACCATACAATAACCTCCGTCTCCGCCTCACACACTTATCTTCTCTCCCTTGCTCCTCCCTCCTTCGTGAATCAGAAGGCACCGTGACGTTATCTCATCCTCCGTTCACAATCTCCCTCATCTCCGATCTATCCTCACATTTCTCCGACTTCGAACCTCCGTCTCAATTCAAGCTAATAGAACTCAACTCGGACTCGATAACAACTAGAACAAACGAGGATCTGGAGATGAAACACATGCTTACCAACTTGATACAAATCCGATGCTTCTTCGAGCGCAACAACAAGAAATCCAGAATTCAATAACTCTCTTactccatctttttcttcttcttttcgttCACGTTTTGATGTTGACGGAGATGAGGTTAACACAGAGATGGTGTTGATGAATGTTGCGTTGACGGTATTGATGATTCGTTGTTGTCACGTATGGCAGATGAAGGTGCAGAAGTCGATTGAAGCGATGAAGATTGCGTGAGGGAGTTCTCTGCAGAACTTTGAGACTGATGAAGGCGTTGCGGATCGAAGCAGGTGATTGATGATGCTGAACATGGTGGAGTATGGAGATTGAAAGAGAATCTTGCAGAGTTTCTGTTAGAATTTTGTTCTCGATTTGTAGGTGAATTGAATTGATGCGTTGAAGCCGAGGCAGCGAAGGTGCGATGAAGTTCTTGGAGCTGCGATGATTTTTTTATGTTGAAACTCTTCTTACTGTGTATGAATTTGATTCTGTTTGTGAACTTTTCTGCAGAATTTGGTTGAATTAAGGTATggagaaggttgaagaagaagaggatgaagtggaggaggttgaagatgatggtgaGATTGAAGTGGTTAGagaagtgtggtgtcgttttctttacctccccgtttcacttgggaggacggcacgctaaacccttcacgcgaaatttggaaggagaatgcgcccgtggcgggatgaattttatttcagttcttcctacgatatcacacgaactttcttattggtcctacgagtaggaaagggaaaaaaatatctcaactaaacgctaggagtttgctaagtgtggggatttcacctagactagaaattctggagtccggggggtcggttatacatagggaagtgtttaaacaccctacatatctgtagtactctacaggaaccttctctgtgtcatttgtgtttgtgtttattgctaatgattgagaaagtttctcctttgtgttaggagagagaattgaattgatttgaaaaagacagacagacagacaaactgattatttttggtattttattag contains:
- the LOC131604697 gene encoding uncharacterized protein LOC131604697 codes for the protein MEQIREDLTQMRTEMGINLNHCMKVIQALVFRHEELRQVLQRPDVNVNLNIGEGLVNQNVRNTIEIPIPVKETSHHENNSELEAFRFPIDEFDKRFHLLDERLKAMEGRDSVNLDAAGLCLVPGINIPAKFKVPNFEKYKGTTCPIVHVKAFCNKMAPYAENDKLLMHFLQDSLSGTSLEWYNQLERTDVRTWKELAEAFVKQKELMDMFKDVMESPYYQCLAACKASDFAELVLVGERMENGIRNGNVQVVDAPSEFHKQMNEETNAVSDYEEESPDYSPDHIFCHEAVVVTPIQDDPQICVATLNQPPTQFGQHKLIPNDQSGQCVPQRRNCQQNRHQKGRQRHRRPKRVYDPIPMTRDKIFSHLINLSLVEPKQPKPVRFPYHVGFDPNVNCGYHDGAPGHSIEDCQPFKDKVQDLINSKAITFTPEGQD